CTTAGGCCAACTAACACATATTCctgggcccattgaccctacagatgttataaagatagtatataagaatataatgtaatttttattacataacatgacttgaataatttggtatttattactatattttttatttttacttttttttctcatattatttcctataaatttcttattattctctctcacattctccCTTGAAATAGTGGTTAATctctttctcttgattttttattctttcttgcaactctactttatgttgatgaatcattgtgatttttaaaaactctattttgggttCATATGTTTTGGTGTTATAATTTTTAGCTCCCCATCACAagcagtctctctctctctacaataaaatttagagaacaaATTATACGTATTTAGTATAAGtttgatatgaattttgattatcatgataattttttttaagagaatgaataatttgaattatttatttaaataaaaattatacatacacacatatatgtatatatttatttattttacttaaatgtATAATCAACTCCATGCAATTCATTTAAAGTAATGACGTTAAAATGgttccagttagttcaactaataaaatctctgatggttgtataaaaaTCTAGGTTCAatcctcgcctacaccaaaaactgattggtgtcttggtctgatgataaagagttattatcagaAGTGgacatcataggttgaaactctctcaaaaaaaaaaagacattaaaaCAAATAACTACCCTAAAGATTACATTTGTATATTCATAACATTTATGTTTAGAAAGAGTTATACTTAAATTTAGTTGTGCCAAAGTAGACTAAAATGCTACATTAATGTGGTTCAataagtttctaaaaaaaaatgtagttcaATAAAagcgtaacaacaataaatattatgtttaagattttaaatattacgagtttgatatatatatatatatacacacactaataaattatatattaataaatttggatttagattaGATGCTTTCAACTCAAACATGTCTTTTCCCATTATGTAAATACACAAAAATAGATCGAAGTAGACCAAAATGAACTAAAGTAATTTGAATGGACTGAATTGAaccaaatggactgaataggaacAAGGTGGACCAAATAAGAACAAGCGGTCGGAAGTGGACCTAACGGACCCAAAAAGACCGAATAGGACCGAAGTGGAGCAATGCGAACCGAATAGGACCGAAGTGAACAGAATAAAgcgaatagaaccaaagtggacaaaatggactgaataggaccaatgtggaccgaatGGCTTGAATAGCACTGAAGTGAATCAAAGTGGACAGAATTGAGCGAATAGGACCAAGCAATACCAAAGTAGATAGAATAGACCGAATATGACCAAAATGGATAGAATAGGATCAATGTGGACCAAATAGGGCCaatgtggactgaataagaccaaattggaccaaataaAACTTTAGTGGACAGAATGAACTAAATAGGACCGAATTTCCAATGTCTATTctaatattttctttgtattttttaactcaataCTAAAGAGTTTagctcaaatataataaaatttcatacttttaaacccaaaaattaagaaaagaaatgaatttttgaactaaaattgaaaagaaaacatacaaaaagaatcaatttaaagCCCAACTAATCTAAAATAGACTGAAGGGGGATCAAAATTGACCAtgtggaccaaattggaccgaatagatattgtttaatttttagggagaacaaattaccttaaaaaaattttagagaaaaaattatacattatattacaatacaaaataattatttattctcgCACATCACATAAGTCTAcgactagtaataataatattactaaACATGAGGGTGCAAAATGGTGCACGACCCTAATACAGCTGAGGTATACATGAGGAAACGAAAGAAAACTAACATCCTTCACCAGAAGTTCACATCCTTCAAATATATGAGAGATCCATTCATGCCAAACACACCAAATATGGGGCAAAGGCATAACATTCCAAGATCATAGCATTCTTATATACTTCCCCAACTTTCCAGTAAGCTAAAAACTATCACATTCTAAGGCATAACCCCACATCACACCAAAGATCTCTCCCTTGAGGACAATGAAAGAAAATGATTCACAGTCCACTTTTACTCATGAAACAGTAGTCTACTATAATTAAAATACCATGACCAAGTCTTAGAGCACCTTATATCTGCACATTTTCTAAGGAAGGCAATGAAACATAACCTTGCAAATGGAGATTAATTTACAGTGGGCAATTTTGAGAACTATCAGTAAGGGCAAGGGGTCCATGGCTGCCACAAGCAAGTTCATCCATATCCATCATGTTCTATCAACAAATCCTAAAGCATGGTGATAAAGGCTTTTTCAAGTTCTGTACAATCTAGAGGACACGCTTGCCCTGAAACATGTTCAGAGACGTAATATCATGACCCTCCCAAACAATACCATTCAATCTGTTCTACCTACAAAAGCCTTCCCCATTCTCAAACCAACTGTTTCAGAGCTAGGGGCAATCATCAAGTTTCCACTATCAGACATGTAGAAATAGTTGTAGTTGATCCTAGTAACCAAATCTGCCAAATGAGGAAAGTGCCCCACATTGAGCTTGAAAGATAGGACCTGCGTAGAACACCGCAAACTATAACATGCCCATTTTAAGGTGGTGAATGTAAGAAAGAACGCATGTATTTGTGGGTGCAACTACTTGAGGATGCACATCTACTTGAGCATATATTTGTGCTTACGGAAAAGATGTTCAACAGTCAGTAAACCAGAGTTCGATGCAAACTTTGACTTTCACATTATAAAGAATCAATACTAGGATAAATAGAAACTTACTCTGAGTAGGAACGCAATGCAATCATCAAACTGTTTCTCAATACGGTCAACTTCCATTTCACATCTGGCCTTGATTGCAGAAACTGCTCCACCACTACTAAGAGTTTGCTGTATGGAGTAGAAATCAAGAGCTAATCCAAGGATAATATTGATTCGGCTTGCAATCAGAGCCCACTGGATTCAAAGAGATCACGAGAAGATACTCAGTGTTACTTCAAAACAATCACTGAATTACCCAAGATCCAAGCATTTAGGTCATAACAGCCAAACAAGAAAGGCAACAATTACCCACCAGTTTATCTGGGACAACAAAGCACTGCCGCTGAATTGACAATAAGTAGGCCTCATGTACTTCTATGACTTCATCCCAGGATCGAGCAGCGGCCATACCTTCACACAGTTCACGCCATGCACTATGATATACCTGCTTACCAAATCCTAGTCAAATATCTAACAAGTTCTTATTCTTTTGAAAACATATACTTAGATGCAAAATGGTACATACATAACTAATAATACATGGTGTCTACAACTATGTGAAAAGGAACATAATTCTTTGGAGTCAGCTAATAAAATCTCTTGTTATAGAACAAGGAACTTTGAACCAAATCCTTCCTACACCAAGGGAGATGGTTTAGGGAAGGGACAGGAGGTTACCTCCCATTGTGTAGCCCAAACCAATAGGCTTCCAATTGAAAAGGTAATATAATCCATAATTAAGACAATACCACTTCCCATTATTATGATATGTAAGCTTTTCAAGACAACTTGTTGAAATTGATTTTCATCTTGGAAGAGCTTTTGCATGAAGAGGGTCCCTTATTAGTAAAATGCActgtatttataaatttaaaaataaacaaaaccgATATGCAGTAGAACCCATTTATTGTGTATGGTAACTAACATAAAATTCCATAATCCCTAATAACAAATGAGTAGCTTTTAGAGTCTTGAGAATGCATTTGAAGCACTACAAAACCAGAAACAGAAGCAACtataaaacttaatttttgacTGGAAATAATATCAAACACGTTAAAtgagaaacaaacactaaaattatcattataaacacatactgaaaaataaaattccgGAGAAACTCTAGTTTCTTCTTTCTTGTGGGCTGGGTTATAGTTTTTGAAACATCTCTCCATACTAATgactacacacacacacacactcaagcTCAATACATGCTCACTGCGCCTACATGTCCATATCAAAAATTGTAATTCATGAGGGAAATTGAAAAACATGAATATATGAACACGAGGTTACATTTGATAACTTATGCCATTAGATatcaagcaattttttttcaccATGGAACACCACCACAGTACTGAACCAATCTCATTAGAGAACAACCAAATATAAGTGACTAATGATTAATTACATGTGTATGTTCAAAGGTAGGTGAGTCGACAAGGTCGAAACCATATAAATATAGGACAGGTCAGTAAATGGAAGTACATTGACAAAACCACCATACTATACATAACTTATAGTACACAGGCAAACATATGTACATTATAGAAAAGTcaccaaacaaagaaataatGTAATGGAAAGAAACATGTAGCAGTTGTTTGGCTTTTAAAGAGTTGTGTCCAATATCCCTAACTCAAACACACCATGTTTTGTTCCATGTCCATaggtcaaaattttcaaatagtgATAAAATTCCCATGAAAGTAAGGTCCATATCTATGGTGGGACAAGCCTTACCCTATCCATTACATATTGGTGAAAAGCATCCACGAAATGGAGGAGTTTCTGCTCCACTAACCAGTGGTGCTTGCGGTTGTATGTCGGAGTGCCTCTACCCTGCAAGAGGCATAACAAAGATCAAGGTAATTGGAGCATGATACAAATCAGAAAGCCTTTAACATGTGGTTTACAAAACATGATATTGTCAACAACTCAACATTGATCATTAAATTAAACATTTGTGCAGATGTCTTCATCTATGGTTATAAGCCCTGTTCAAAAGGAAATGGCTATATGCTAGAATGGCAttggagaaaaataaataaataccttCCACATCCACCTCCGAGCTTTATCAAGAACAAACTTTGCACGCTTCACCTTCAACAAGAAGCACATCACCTACATCAACCTGGAAGAATTAGAGAATAAAAAGAGGATGATACCTCAAATCCAACCAAAAGTGAAAAGAATTACTTGGTTATACTTCTTAACAGCCTCTGCGTTAGCAATAAGTTCAAGTGGCCAGGGGACCTGTCGCATCCAATGCATGTACACATTAAAGTCGATTCATGAAATGGAGTTGAAAGATAAAGAAAGTGAACCCAAACATAATAAACCTTGTAGGTGAATTTCAATAAATCAAGGCCATCAATCCCAAAACTGTGAACACGATTTTTACGAGGGGGTGAGGCAACAGTAGACGAACTAGGTTGCTGATCACCATCAAAACCTTGATTTTTAGCGATGTACACAACCAATGAATCTGGACTTAGTAGCATTCCATCAGCAGAGTTTCTAATAGATTCCTGCATTGAATAAGCACAGACCACTACTATGATTACAATATGAAGTggcaagagaaacaaaaaacatattGAGCAAACATATAGCACTGATAAACGCCACCTTTGCAGTGTTGTCGATCATTCAATAATAttaaacttcaacaaaaactCCCCATGTAATCACAGAATCATCGTTTTTGAACACCATGTTCTCTCTGCATTTGTGGCAGGGTATGAGATTGTTCGCTAGCCCCGTACAACCAAAATTGCATAGGTGTCCAGCAGAAACTTAATGACCCATTATCTTTTCTATAGCAATTAACCACAATTCCTTACTATTGTGATGTTAAAGAGCAGCAGAAAAGGGGACAATCCACATACAAAGGAAGTACACAAAAAAAGTGCCTCTCAAAAAgtagaggaaaaacaaaaaaggaaatacACAAGGAGAAAAAATCAATAcctaaaatttataacattacAGTAAACCCAAAAACAAGCCCAAAGCTGCATATGAAAGTTGAACCAAAAACCATGATAACCATGCCCGAGGATATCACATAATCCCCCCATGGGCTGCCCTTTACCCTGTAAAGCTCAGCTACTTCTCTTTGTCCAATGtattaaaattaaacaagaGGGCACAGTTCTCCAGGCTACCAAACCCTTCCATTACATATTTGCTTTTCTagatctcatttttctttattggcCAAGTGACCTTGTTCATGTCTCCATATTATAATACCAACTTTCcattcaaatacataacaaCACATTGGATTATCATTTTCACTGGGAAAGGAATTAACTGGATTGTAAATCATCAACTATGAGTGTATGACTTAAGAAAGTACTCAGTTAAAAAGTTGATTTCtaagatttataaaaatacaactGACCAACCCTGACTAATTTATTGATGATCCATAGCTGacctcaaaattttgggactaaggcttaaATGTTGTTGTTCCTTTTATGGGTAAAAAACTCTCAATAATAATTAGAAGCAGTTTGTACTTTTGTTATGTTGACAGCTGTTAAAATCATAGGTTAAGCCCTTACAACCAATAATCCTAGTAATTATGCAGATGGAAGATATGGTCCTACAACAAGAACTGAAAAGAAGAATCGCCATATCCTACCCCAAATATTAAGCACAACATTTTATTGGATTTAGTAACATCACCTGTAATAATGTATTCAACTCGAAATCATCATCCCAAGTTTCTCCCTTGTCCAGCTTATTAAAAATCACAGTCAAAAAATGCTGCAGTAGATCACCTGAAAGAACAATATAGCAGTAAATAAGTAAGAGAAATTTGAGGTGCCTAGTAACCAACGAGGACAAGAAGTTAAAAGTTCAACTTGCTAAAGACTACCTGAACCTAACAAGTATATGGCCCGCAATACTGCAAGCTCATCCATCAATCTCCAATCAGTCATCAACTTTGACAATATATGCTTGCCAATATAATCCACCTATGACATTTAAAAGTGAgcttctttttaatatatatacatgtctGGGTGCGTGTGTGTGAACTGTACaataagaaactaaaattctataaatTAGTTTGAGCTGTTTACTTGCTTCTTAATGTAGACAGTAAGGCATTCCTGCATTATAACCACAGGGAGTGGAGTAGTTCTTGGCTCAACATTTTGAAGCCAGCAGAGAACTCTTGATGCAAGTGTGCTATTTTTCTGGAAAGGTAACAGCTCTGGCATTTGGAGGTCATCCTGTTGCCCAATTAAATATAGGTGGTCTAAGGAATACTCTTAAGAAATGGTAGTATAGCTAGAAAGCGACTCAGAAACTACCAGTCTAGAACTACCTGAAATGAAGGAAGAAGAGTAGGGAAAGGAAACACCACTTCTAAGAGCTCTGTGTCATTTTGTGAACGAGCATACTCAGATTCACCAAACTGAAAACCAAAAGTATAATTTGTTCCTTGAGTAACATGAGAAGATTCGCTCTCACAACCATAGACAGCCTTTCGTAAAGCCTCATCATTTAAAGGAGGTAGATAGAAATTTCTAGACAAGTTCAATGTTTTCCAGGCATCTGTATTATTTCTAAGGCTTGTCTGACAGACAGTAATAACTGGATTTTCTGGGCAGAATGATTCCAAGAGAGGCAATTTATCCCCAAGACCTGCAACCATATTCTCTTCATTTGCATCACAAAAATAACTTGCATCCATACATGCAGACTTTAAATTGTTCATTCTTTTCTGCAGCAATGTATCAACCAAGAACTTATACCAAATCTTCTCTGAGCATGATGGCAAAGTTTCACCACCAACATTTCCCACTTTTAGCTTGCTCACAAAGGATTCATCAAATGACGGGAGAATCTCAGATTTGCAGTGGTCATCTTGCCAAAAGTATCTTGAGATGTGATCACCATGGCCTATAAGACCTGCTAACGAAACTAAGAAAACTTCCGATAATGTTAAACCTGCTATATGTTGCCCACAATGAAAACCATCAATAGAGCTTCCAAAACCATCAAACTGACAATCACTTCCCTTGCCAGATGTTGCTGAGAATGTAGTCGGAACATGCTGGATCAGCTGCAATGATTTTCCAGCAGAAAGAATTGATTTAGATATGTCATGGATAAACAGAGGACATGTTCGGCAATCTCTAATGCTCCGCTcttttcctttgaaaaaacTAGGCATAGAGATGGAATCCCGTTCACCCATATCCTTCTTCTCATTTGTTATAGGTACATGATCGCTGTTGCTAGCCACAGCAGAGAGATCATCATCTAGTTTCTGAAACTGTACAAATCTTAATAGATAGCTCTTCTCCCAGAACTCAGCATCATCAACTGAGATTGCTTTGTTAGCATAAAAGAACACCTGCAAAGGGTTCAAGAATGAGCAAGATAGTATTTAGAAAGGATATTTgactaaaaatagaaaatcaatCCAGCAATACTgcttatgtaaattttttttttgataattaaatcATGAGATAAAAGCATAGTTTCAAAAGTACATATATCAGGAACATATAGCACACAagtattcaaaaaattaaagatcttATGGGGCATCAAACATGATGTTCCCTGATATTCACTCAAGCAATGCAAAGAAGGTGATCTGTGTAACAATCATCAATATTCTTGCACCAGGGAAATGATTTTGGAAAAAATGTCTACATTAAGGAATCAATCTTCAAAAGTGTATAGTTCCTTTGGAGGAGCTCTTAAGTACAACATAAACAAACTATTCTTAGTTTTTGGCTATAAAACAAATTCTTAATCACAATTACCTCCTCCAAAGGATCATCTAGTGTTCCTTCAAATAGCCAGGAATCAAGAGCCTCAATGTATGGTAACAAACTCCCAACAAAAATATGAAGTAGCATTTGATAAGCTTCCTCCTGAAATTAAAATAAGTTCCACATTTGAATGTATAAACTAgaagaaacacaaaaatttaaattccaaACAAGATATACTGCCACAGGAGTCACAACCTCACCACCTTGCACTAGACATACTTCATCGAGCTTCTTGTAAAGATAGTCAAGCACATGCACAGCCAATTCAGCAGCTGGAACAGAAGAACTGGACTCAAAATACACTTGGGGTATGGCTCCATGAACTATTTGCAATAGATACTCAGCACCTGAGCAGAGGCTAATATTGATAAACAGTCATCAGTGATTGTCAAAACAAGAAGAACCAAAGGATAAACAGGGATGAGACCATGAATCTGACTACAACATAATGAATTACTTACAGGGGAAAAAGTAACCTATGTAATTGCAATGCAAGATGCCTAATGCAGTGAGAAGGGCGATAAAAATGTGGGGTCTAGAGAAAGAGTCAAATGCTTGTACATACTAATGTGTCTAACACAAAAAAGTACGATGTCTTAGTGTTGATATTACAATTCAAAGAATATAGTcatgaaaattcaaaagatCAAGTCATTCTCAAGTCGtgttcctctttttctttttccttttaaaattttttcctcTGATTTTGTAAGCCCCTTGACCAAGAGATAATAACTTTCAACAATAATGATAAAAGAAGATCTCAACTTGAAGTTGAGAAACTATGGATGGTATTAGTTGCCAGCAGGCCATAGCATTGCCCAAACTGCAACAATTACCGCACCTAATTCCATTGAGGTTCAACATGTACAAACCTTGATAGAGAATTGACTAAACCTAATAGGGTGGGAGTGGTTCCAATGTTAGCATCACTGATCTTCATTTCCTCCTTCAGAGCGATATCCCGCAACCTCTGCTCTAAACACAAGTGAACTTAGTCTTcattatagtaaaatagatcATAGATTAcagaaattaaatatttaaccCAGCAAAACATACCTTAATCCAAGCAGAGACAGAACATGCAAATGCCCTCAAAGTAGGGGGCGATAATCTCACAGATGTCTCAACTTTATTGACCACTATTTCTACCCGCTGTAAACATGTCGCAGCATACATAAATTGGTTGAGGACGTTAAGAAGGCTTGTATGGGAAAGGTGAGTCACATATATCCCACTTTTGGCATAAAAACTCTTTTCACTCTGGCCCCAATAGAACAAGGAACTAGAAAGCCCTTGAAACATTCGTAAAACACCTTGTACCTAAGAAAAGATTGGCAAGATGGTACTTGTAAGTTAAAAGCAGCAGTAGGAGCATATATATATTACGAAACCAGCAAAATTAAGAATCTATTATTCCAAGACAAGGCCATACCAAATCAACTTCATTTGTCCTCAAGGAGGAAACTGGTGTTGAAAAATGTATGCCATCAGAAAAGACATCATAGATGCTATTGATTAAGCTTTTAGAAACTTCTGCCTTTGCCCCATCtgcttaaatataaaaataatgcaaGCCTATCATTAACTTTCCCTACATCATAACCCcgttgtaataaataaatattataacagGGGAAcccccaaaattaaaaatattgatcCCTACAAGAAAATTTCAGAGCACTTAAATCCTTTAGCATCTTTGAGTGATTTTAATCTATAACGATTTCGGAAAATCTCATATTAGCCTCTTAAGATCAAGCTCATTAGATTCCACGTagaacaacaactgtatgaagTGTAAGATAGTGAACCAAGATTCATCATACaaattcatcaacaaaaaatcaaactcaTCTCAAGTCGAGCTTTGGTCACATGCAAAGGTGAGGATAGTATCAAATAACATTAgtacaacaacaaagccttagtctcaaaaaaattttgggtcagCTCTGGATCCTCAACATTAGTAAAGGTCAGCCAAATGTACTGTTTCCTACTTTCTATTCTATCCAAAATCATACCCTCTATTGCTTCTACTTCGGCTAAGTAGTAAGCATCAGTATaagtgaaataataataataaaatgtagGAAAATGATACATGTAGAGGCCTAATTAGCCTATTAATGTTGTTGTTAAATATTTTGACTGATTTCAACCTATAACGAATTTGGCAAGTTAAATATTTTGGCTGATTTCAACCTATAACGAATTTGGCAAAAACTCACATTAGGCTACTATAagatcaaattttattaaattccGCATAAATTACAACTACTATATTGTACATAGAGCTCTTTTGATATATGGGGTCCATTTGGTTAAGCGTTTTTGGGAGCTTAAATGAgaatttttaaaacccaaaactccGTTTCCTAACAGCAACCGCTCGTAGCTTTTTTACAAACAAACGtttattttaaactcaaaacacagTTTTGCAACAGCTTATACAAACGCACCCATAATGTTCacatggaaaaaaagaaaaagaaaaagaaaaatcaagtaATGTCAATGGGGCTATAACATTTGATCTAAATTCACAAAATCTAATACAATTAGCacagaaaaatgaataaataccGTAGTAGAGAGGCTTTCCCATCATCAAAATAATTTAGGGATCAGTGGCGCTCACGCTCACACTCACACTTCAACTTAACAACACAGCCAAAAATTCAATGTCCAAAAATTAGCTTCAAAAAGCTTATAAGAGCACTCGCAGCAGCAGCCTCGCCTGTACGCTAGAAATAGCTATAATTTTGGCTAAACAACGCAAATCTGCTCGCATCAGTATCAATAGAGAATAAACTTGAAATGGGCACACACattttactaataattaaacaaaaaacaaaaaatcacattacctattttttttgggtttggaatttaGTTTTCCAAGTAGTGCTCCCCCAGGTGAAACAGTGGCTACTTACGTTGTTCCCATTATTTTGGGGTTTAGGAATTTGGCTCTGTGAGTTCGCGTTCCATGAGGTTTCTGAGTCTTTAAGGCCGATTGGCGCAGCGGTTGTAGATTTCAAAAAAGCAATGTTTTGGGAAacagacctttttttttttctttttttttaaggtagtGGACCTAGTGGTgggaaaaaaattttcaatacgtgcctttttttttttttttgagcaattaTTGgtttacattataaaaaaaaaaaaaaaaatatatatatatatatatatacacacacatttatggggaaaaaatatacacatttctttaatttacaatattaattttaataattttccataaaagtatatttgtattgtaatttgaaaaatgctaggttttaaaaagctgtaaatacaaaaaattatgaaatacaAAAACACCTCGTGTTTGTTTGGATCATGTCTGCACGTCTACAAGGTTGCATTTATGAGTgtttcccttcttcttcttttttattagtgCCTCTtacactgttcatgtcccatgaacagcgTATTAAGGCAAAATTACGGTGTTTTTAATAGTGAATAGTAAtctagaattatttttttattattttcaataataaattttcagttttcagtaaaataaaaataaatgatatcCAAACACATACACACCTAATGTGATTTAGAACACTTCTAAAAAACACCAGCAAAACTGACTCTTGTTAACTCTTATGAATGGAAAAATTATGTAACTATCATGTGAAAATGTCACCAATCAATTGGCGTGTCTTCTTAATGTGATCACACGATAGTTGCGTGATTTTTCTATCCATAAAAGCTAACATCAATTAGTCTTAAGGGTCAACTTCGaagatatgaaaattttaagaggttacaaaatataattgaaacttttgggttttttttttgtaactagCCCAAATCTTAGGAGTGTGTTTGCATTTTCGCCTagacaaaataatataaaaacttaaCGAAAAAGCATATGACAAATAGACTAGAGTATGTGGAAGTCCCAACTTAAAAGAATATCTACGTATTCTAGTAGGCTAGTCACATAACTTAATCAAGAATACATTTTGATAGTCTTATAAGCCTTCAACCTAGTTTAGAGGAAAACTTTATCTACTAAAAAGAGCGGTGCAAGGTATACAAATGTTGCCAAGAGTATCGTAGTTAGATAACATTTGagtatttctttctcttctttacATGGAGAATCTAAGTTCAAATTACCTGCTCCACTATTTGTAACTGtctaattatataataaataacttgTTGATGCATAGTTTCAAAAGTAACTAATCTATCACCCAAACTGATACAAATGCACTCATATTATCCGAAATTATGTAGGGCAACTCCATTTTAATCAATTAGCTAGCACTTTTAGGGTAAGTTTGTAAATCTAAAACCAATTTTGTAAGATTGAGATCTAATGTAATAACTAGGGAAATTGCACCGTCCTAAATTACCACTCCCATGTGACATGTAAAAGTTGATAAggtaaaaaagttaaaaaggttttttttttttttaaaggaaaaaaaaaaaaacgaggtTTATTTTGGAATAAATTTCTGTTCCAAGTGATACTGTCAGTTCTACAGAAAATGACAATAAATTTACATGTAAGAAAAGAGGTTAAGCTGCCATCATGCAGACAGCTTAATTGAAACAAGGATCTATTGataatgaattaattgaaaGAGGATGGAGCCTCAATATTTACAGATTGTCCACTTTCGGTTCTGTATTATGCGACAACATTATCCTAACTTCTCTACCAAGTTCTCTATCTGTTCGAGATCAATTACAGAAGTACGAACGCCTTGTGTTAGTTAAAGCCTTAAGctttagtaaagaatataaGATGACAAGCCTCCGACTTCCAGCCATGTAGATTTTCTGCTAAAA
This genomic stretch from Castanea sativa cultivar Marrone di Chiusa Pesio chromosome 1, ASM4071231v1 harbors:
- the LOC142622057 gene encoding uncharacterized protein LOC142622057 isoform X2, with amino-acid sequence MMGKPLYYDGAKAEVSKSLINSIYDVFSDGIHFSTPVSSLRTNEVDLVQGVLRMFQGLSSSLFYWGQSEKSFYAKSGIYVTHLSHTSLLNVLNQFMYAATCLQRVEIVVNKVETSVRLSPPTLRAFACSVSAWIKRLRDIALKEEMKISDANIGTTPTLLGLVNSLSSLCSGAEYLLQIVHGAIPQVYFESSSSVPAAELAVHVLDYLYKKLDEVCLVQGGEEEAYQMLLHIFVGSLLPYIEALDSWLFEGTLDDPLEEVFFYANKAISVDDAEFWEKSYLLRFVQFQKLDDDLSAVASNSDHVPITNEKKDMGERDSISMPSFFKGKERSIRDCRTCPLFIHDISKSILSAGKSLQLIQHVPTTFSATSGKGSDCQFDGFGSSIDGFHCGQHIAGLTLSEVFLVSLAGLIGHGDHISRYFWQDDHCKSEILPSFDESFVSKLKVGNVGGETLPSCSEKIWYKFLVDTLLQKRMNNLKSACMDASYFCDANEENMVAGLGDKLPLLESFCPENPVITVCQTSLRNNTDAWKTLNLSRNFYLPPLNDEALRKAVYGCESESSHVTQGTNYTFGFQFGESEYARSQNDTELLEVVFPFPTLLPSFQDDLQMPELLPFQKNSTLASRVLCWLQNVEPRTTPLPVVIMQECLTVYIKKQVDYIGKHILSKLMTDWRLMDELAVLRAIYLLGSGDLLQHFLTVIFNKLDKGETWDDDFELNTLLQESIRNSADGMLLSPDSLVVYIAKNQGFDGDQQPSSSTVASPPRKNRVHSFGIDGLDLLKFTYKVPWPLELIANAEAVKKYNQVMCFLLKVKRAKFVLDKARRWMWKGRGTPTYNRKHHWLVEQKLLHFVDAFHQYVMDRVYHSAWRELCEGMAAARSWDEVIEVHEAYLLSIQRQCFVVPDKLWALIASRINIILGLALDFYSIQQTLSSGGAVSAIKARCEMEVDRIEKQFDDCIAFLLRVLSFKLNVGHFPHLADLVTRINYNYFYMSDSGNLMIAPSSETVGLRMGKAFVGRTD